From Anaerohalosphaeraceae bacterium, one genomic window encodes:
- a CDS encoding DUF4870 domain-containing protein: MVPNMEGQNPAAATNESATPSKDALNLAVLCHVLGFFTSILGPLILWLMKKDGDAYVEHHGREALNFQITLLIAYLVGGILSFVCIGFVIIAAAWIANIVFSILAAVAASKGQRYQYPVSLRLIK; encoded by the coding sequence ATGGTTCCAAACATGGAGGGTCAAAATCCGGCCGCTGCAACCAATGAAAGTGCAACCCCATCCAAGGATGCTTTGAATCTAGCGGTTTTGTGCCATGTGCTGGGGTTTTTTACGAGCATTCTGGGGCCGCTGATTTTATGGCTGATGAAGAAAGATGGCGATGCTTATGTGGAACATCACGGGCGAGAGGCCCTGAATTTTCAGATTACGCTTTTGATTGCTTATCTTGTCGGCGGGATTTTGAGTTTTGTTTGCATAGGATTTGTAATAATTGCGGCGGCGTGGATAGCAAATATTGTTTTTTCTATTTTAGCGGCGGTAGCGGCGTCGAAAGGACAGCGGTACCAGTATCCGGTATCTCTGCGGCTGATTAAATAA
- the smpB gene encoding SsrA-binding protein SmpB, with product MLRPQSGRVVAKLPGVVMMALMAKDREKEHPLGTGPIAQNKKARFEYEIVETVEAGISLLGTEVKSLRAKQCDLEGAYAKIQDGECWLIGCKIAPYLQAGGANHDPIRKRKLLLHRSQIRKIRSKLEQRGFTLVPLKVYFNARGYAKVELGLARGKRQYDKRQKMQERQMKRDLERGRKKYKGKF from the coding sequence TTGCTGCGCCCGCAGAGCGGAAGAGTCGTTGCAAAACTGCCGGGCGTTGTTATGATGGCCCTGATGGCAAAAGATAGGGAAAAAGAACATCCGTTGGGTACAGGGCCGATCGCCCAGAACAAGAAGGCCCGTTTCGAGTATGAAATCGTTGAAACGGTCGAGGCGGGGATTTCTCTGTTGGGAACCGAGGTCAAGAGTCTGCGGGCCAAGCAATGCGACCTGGAGGGAGCTTACGCGAAGATTCAGGATGGGGAATGCTGGCTGATTGGGTGCAAGATTGCTCCGTACCTGCAGGCGGGGGGAGCCAATCATGACCCCATCCGAAAGCGAAAGCTGCTGCTGCATCGCAGTCAGATTCGCAAGATTCGAAGCAAACTGGAACAGCGGGGGTTTACGCTGGTGCCGCTGAAAGTCTATTTCAATGCCAGAGGATATGCAAAGGTGGAATTGGGGCTGGCGCGGGGAAAACGCCAGTACGACAAACGGCAGAAGATGCAGGAACGCCAGATGAAGCGGGATTTAGAGAGGGGCAGGAAGAAATATAAAGGGAAGTTTTAA
- a CDS encoding DUF1844 domain-containing protein — MADEKKIIVDEDWKSQAQKEKEQLKAQEEASKKDGSDKGPMEMPPADFLGLVSILASQAFYALGVIRSAADKDKEIEPDLPMARYHIDLLAMLEEKCKGNLTREEQAVLTETLSQLRMVFVKLSM; from the coding sequence ATGGCTGATGAAAAAAAGATTATTGTTGATGAGGATTGGAAAAGTCAGGCCCAGAAAGAAAAAGAGCAGCTGAAGGCGCAGGAGGAGGCCTCCAAGAAGGACGGCTCGGATAAGGGGCCGATGGAAATGCCGCCGGCGGATTTTCTGGGGCTGGTAAGCATTCTGGCTTCGCAGGCGTTCTATGCGCTGGGGGTGATTCGCAGTGCGGCGGACAAGGACAAGGAGATTGAGCCGGACCTGCCGATGGCACGATACCACATCGATTTGCTGGCGATGCTGGAGGAAAAGTGCAAGGGAAATCTGACGAGAGAGGAACAGGCCGTCCTGACGGAAACGCTCTCTCAGCTGCGGATGGTGTTTGTGAAGCTGTCGATGTAA
- a CDS encoding methyltransferase domain-containing protein, with protein METERLYVHGYSEREALRLSDQAETLSSLIHRDVLYPPGLRVLEAGCGVGSQTVMLARQNPQVSFVSVDISADSLEEARARAAREGFRNVKFEQADLFELPYGPGSFDHVFLCFVLEHLPKPAEALRKLMRVLKAGGSITAVEGDHGSAFFHPDNSFSRRAIECLVTLQARGGGDALIGRRLYPLFVQAGLREVRVEPLVVYADASRPAMAEGFTKKTFAAMVEGVAKEVLAAGLMSPEEWRMGVEGLYRAAEPDGTFHYTFFKARGIKEL; from the coding sequence ATGGAGACGGAGCGGTTGTATGTGCATGGGTATTCGGAGCGGGAGGCCCTTCGGCTGTCGGACCAGGCGGAGACGCTTTCGTCTCTGATTCATCGGGATGTGCTGTATCCGCCCGGCTTGAGGGTGCTGGAGGCAGGCTGCGGAGTCGGTTCCCAAACGGTGATGCTGGCTCGGCAGAACCCGCAGGTGTCATTTGTATCTGTTGATATTTCCGCGGATTCGCTGGAGGAGGCCCGGGCTCGTGCCGCTCGGGAGGGGTTTCGGAATGTGAAGTTTGAACAGGCGGATTTGTTCGAGTTGCCGTATGGGCCGGGCAGCTTTGACCATGTTTTTTTGTGTTTTGTGCTGGAGCATCTGCCCAAGCCGGCGGAGGCCCTGCGAAAACTGATGCGAGTGCTGAAAGCCGGTGGGAGCATAACCGCTGTGGAAGGGGATCACGGGTCTGCGTTTTTTCATCCGGATAATTCTTTTTCACGCCGGGCAATTGAATGTCTGGTAACGCTGCAGGCGAGGGGCGGAGGGGATGCACTGATCGGCAGACGGCTTTACCCCCTGTTTGTGCAGGCAGGGCTGAGAGAGGTTCGGGTGGAGCCGCTGGTGGTTTATGCAGATGCAAGCCGCCCTGCTATGGCGGAGGGGTTTACAAAAAAGACCTTTGCGGCGATGGTAGAGGGGGTGGCAAAAGAGGTCTTAGCGGCGGGTTTGATGAGTCCGGAGGAGTGGAGAATGGGGGTGGAAGGGCTTTATCGTGCGGCCGAGCCGGACGGAACGTTTCATTATACATTTTTTAAGGCCAGGGGAATCAAAGAGCTGTGA
- the trpC gene encoding indole-3-glycerol phosphate synthase TrpC, whose amino-acid sequence MSTILDEILAHKRQEVAVRKEQVPLEELRRKISGLPKCRNFYQAVTKKNPRGLNVIAEVKKASPSAGIIREHFEPVEIARIYERCGADAVSVLTDEKYFGGKLEYLTAVKEAVRLPVLRKDFIVDAYQVYEARAAGADAILLIAEALPQGQIMDLMILANQLTLTVLLEVHEADRLLQMRSLIGFPQKHYSVLGINNRDLRTMRVDLNHTRRLAELADNRREVIAESGIHTRQDVEMLKGLGIGGVLIGQALCGSRSIQEKFEELFGGGSA is encoded by the coding sequence GTGAGTACGATTCTGGACGAAATTCTGGCTCATAAGCGGCAGGAGGTGGCGGTTCGGAAGGAACAAGTGCCGCTGGAGGAACTGCGCAGGAAGATCAGCGGGCTTCCAAAGTGCCGCAATTTTTATCAGGCAGTAACGAAGAAAAATCCCCGCGGGCTGAATGTGATTGCGGAGGTCAAGAAAGCCTCTCCATCGGCGGGGATCATCCGAGAGCATTTCGAGCCGGTGGAGATTGCGCGGATTTATGAGCGGTGCGGAGCGGATGCCGTCAGCGTCCTTACGGATGAAAAATATTTTGGGGGGAAACTGGAGTATCTGACGGCAGTTAAAGAAGCGGTGCGTCTGCCGGTGCTGCGGAAGGATTTTATTGTGGACGCCTATCAGGTGTATGAGGCGCGGGCGGCGGGGGCGGATGCGATTCTGCTGATTGCCGAGGCACTGCCACAGGGCCAGATTATGGATTTGATGATTCTGGCCAATCAGCTGACCCTGACGGTGCTGCTGGAGGTGCACGAGGCGGATCGTTTGCTGCAGATGCGCAGTCTCATCGGGTTTCCGCAAAAACACTACAGTGTGCTGGGGATTAACAACCGGGACCTTCGGACGATGAGGGTGGATTTGAATCATACCCGTCGGCTGGCGGAACTGGCGGACAATCGCCGGGAGGTGATTGCCGAAAGCGGGATTCATACGCGGCAGGATGTCGAGATGCTTAAAGGGCTTGGAATCGGAGGAGTGCTGATCGGTCAGGCCCTGTGCGGGAGCCGCTCGATTCAAGAAAAGTTTGAGGAGCTGTTCGGCGGCGGGAGCGCATAG
- a CDS encoding sulfite exporter TauE/SafE family protein gives MDGLILLSIGLVMGLFGGLLGIGGSIVMIPALTLVYGENQHLYQASAMICNFFVAAASIAAHWRAEAFVGSVLKRLLPAAVAGIVLGVAMSNCRCFEGRNSFYLARMFGVFLVYVAAYNLWKFWSPPEPKRKPPVSERVRGFFSAGIGFLTGIGAGLLGIGAGTVSTPLQQLCLKMPLRNAMSNSAAAIVSMAWLGAIYKNATLTEHGIAVGDSIRIALWVLPAGMVGGYLGGILMHKLPKNLVRAVFTAVCIFAAYRLLTIQPSR, from the coding sequence GTGGACGGTCTGATTCTGCTGAGTATTGGATTGGTGATGGGGCTGTTTGGGGGGCTTTTGGGGATTGGGGGTTCGATTGTGATGATTCCGGCGCTGACGCTGGTTTATGGTGAAAATCAGCATCTATATCAGGCGTCTGCGATGATTTGCAATTTTTTTGTGGCCGCCGCTTCGATTGCGGCGCATTGGCGGGCGGAGGCATTTGTCGGGTCGGTCTTGAAGCGGCTGCTGCCTGCGGCGGTGGCGGGGATTGTCCTTGGGGTAGCCATGAGCAACTGCCGATGCTTTGAGGGCCGAAACAGTTTCTATCTGGCTCGAATGTTCGGGGTCTTTTTGGTGTATGTGGCGGCGTACAATTTGTGGAAATTCTGGTCTCCGCCTGAACCGAAGAGGAAACCGCCTGTCTCAGAGCGGGTTCGAGGATTTTTTTCGGCAGGAATCGGGTTTTTGACAGGTATCGGAGCCGGGCTTTTAGGAATCGGTGCGGGGACGGTCTCCACGCCGCTGCAGCAGCTGTGTCTGAAAATGCCGCTTCGGAATGCAATGAGCAATTCGGCAGCGGCGATTGTTTCGATGGCATGGCTGGGGGCGATTTATAAGAATGCGACACTGACCGAACATGGAATAGCGGTTGGGGACTCCATACGCATTGCTCTTTGGGTGCTGCCGGCAGGGATGGTTGGGGGATATTTGGGGGGGATTTTGATGCACAAATTGCCGAAAAACCTTGTGCGGGCGGTTTTTACGGCGGTGTGTATTTTTGCGGCCTATCGTCTGCTGACGATTCAGCCGAGCCGATAA
- a CDS encoding sigma-70 family RNA polymerase sigma factor, with the protein MKLFLAHNTHLFSFILTLVPNYSDAEDLLQETASLMWEKFETYRPGSSFWAWARQIARYKVANYYRVKKSQFQLDEDLLEDLGAAHERMVGHLNEQKAALTGCLKKLRQEDLNLIRMKYFQNLSIAEIARQSNRSIHSLYKRISFIYFLLQDCVQKTLAAWDIRYESE; encoded by the coding sequence TTGAAGTTATTTCTTGCTCACAACACCCATTTGTTCAGTTTTATCCTGACGCTGGTTCCGAATTATTCAGATGCGGAGGATTTGCTGCAGGAAACAGCTTCCCTGATGTGGGAAAAGTTTGAAACCTATCGTCCCGGAAGCAGTTTCTGGGCGTGGGCGCGTCAGATTGCCCGGTACAAAGTCGCCAATTATTATCGGGTGAAAAAAAGCCAGTTTCAGCTGGACGAAGATTTGCTGGAGGATTTGGGGGCGGCTCATGAACGGATGGTCGGCCATTTGAATGAGCAGAAAGCAGCATTGACCGGCTGTCTGAAAAAACTGCGTCAGGAGGATTTGAATCTAATTCGGATGAAGTATTTTCAGAATCTGTCGATTGCCGAAATTGCCCGCCAAAGCAATCGGTCGATTCATTCGCTCTATAAGCGAATTTCCTTTATTTATTTTCTGCTGCAGGACTGCGTACAGAAAACCCTGGCGGCGTGGGATATCCGGTATGAATCAGAATGA
- a CDS encoding FecR domain-containing protein, whose amino-acid sequence MNQNEQIRLYELITASVDGTISPEDFARLREILRRDVRARELYADYMAILTHIRTLPELQEQMEAENGEDSGLDMELWAALAATERTAETIDLPKKEEPVCREERKESRREQPVISRLSLYALLMSSAALIFLVVYAFLFTGVSRPTVARLSKTAGAKWGDGSGPLSWGSELKTGPLHLAEGYAELLFEGGTTLVVEGPSVMVLESGSQIFLQEGKVVAKMEGGKEGFVVRSPSASVVDYGTEFGVQVHPTGHTETYVYEGQVEIRDSSNPIRFRQRLLLSAGQGAEADAGSRIAVKQIDPTRFVRTEEMDVRFQAQKEGGYYRWKAYSYSLRRDPSLAAYFPCERVLSDSDVLENVVSERFGVGHGRLGGGFAAAPEWTNGRWPQKGALQFDRRKGQGVRVPSHPALCLTGPITLAVWVNLQENPEAMGGHILSCRDNNRVNFQLSYFNGWTSAGQEDYTIQFLRYQTFTKLSSQPLLLKPGQWTFLAVTHDGKTVSFYVNGMLHSTVPYVYQAEPVSADLLLGDVDVPGVDYSFKRFHGILDEAAIFNRVLTAEEIRQMYEAGKP is encoded by the coding sequence ATGAATCAGAATGAGCAAATCCGGTTGTATGAACTGATTACAGCGTCTGTCGATGGGACAATCAGTCCTGAAGACTTTGCCCGTCTGAGGGAGATTCTTCGGCGGGATGTCCGGGCTCGCGAGTTGTATGCCGATTATATGGCGATTTTGACCCACATCAGAACTTTGCCGGAGTTGCAGGAACAGATGGAGGCTGAAAACGGCGAGGACAGCGGGCTGGATATGGAGCTGTGGGCGGCGCTGGCGGCAACGGAAAGGACGGCGGAAACGATTGACCTGCCGAAGAAAGAGGAACCGGTATGCCGGGAAGAGAGGAAGGAAAGCCGGCGAGAACAGCCTGTTATCAGCCGCCTGTCGCTTTATGCTCTGCTGATGTCGTCGGCGGCACTGATTTTTCTGGTGGTATATGCCTTCTTATTTACGGGGGTTTCGCGGCCGACTGTAGCGCGGCTGTCAAAAACAGCCGGAGCGAAGTGGGGAGATGGGAGTGGGCCTCTGAGCTGGGGCAGCGAGCTGAAGACCGGCCCGCTGCATCTGGCGGAAGGATATGCGGAACTTCTTTTTGAGGGCGGAACGACTCTGGTGGTGGAGGGACCGTCGGTGATGGTTCTGGAATCAGGCAGTCAAATCTTCCTGCAGGAAGGCAAGGTGGTGGCGAAGATGGAAGGTGGAAAGGAGGGGTTTGTCGTTCGTTCGCCTTCGGCCAGCGTAGTGGACTATGGGACGGAGTTTGGGGTTCAGGTGCATCCGACAGGCCATACGGAAACTTATGTGTATGAGGGGCAGGTAGAGATTCGGGATTCTTCTAATCCGATTCGCTTTCGCCAGCGTCTTCTTCTCAGTGCCGGTCAGGGTGCGGAGGCGGATGCGGGCAGCCGAATTGCCGTCAAGCAGATTGACCCGACTCGGTTTGTCCGGACGGAAGAGATGGACGTCCGTTTTCAGGCCCAGAAAGAGGGCGGTTATTATCGTTGGAAGGCCTATTCGTATTCGCTTCGCCGCGACCCGTCTCTGGCGGCTTATTTCCCCTGCGAGCGTGTCCTGTCGGACTCGGACGTACTGGAAAATGTTGTGTCGGAGCGATTTGGAGTCGGACACGGCCGACTGGGGGGCGGCTTTGCCGCTGCGCCGGAGTGGACGAACGGGCGATGGCCGCAGAAGGGCGCCTTGCAGTTTGACCGACGGAAGGGACAGGGGGTTCGAGTGCCTTCCCATCCGGCGCTGTGTCTGACCGGACCGATTACGCTGGCGGTGTGGGTAAACCTGCAGGAAAATCCGGAGGCGATGGGCGGTCATATTCTTTCCTGTCGGGACAACAATCGGGTCAATTTCCAGCTCAGCTATTTCAACGGATGGACCAGCGCCGGCCAGGAGGATTATACGATACAGTTTCTGCGATATCAGACTTTCACGAAGCTCAGCAGTCAGCCGCTTTTGCTGAAACCGGGTCAGTGGACATTTCTGGCGGTGACGCATGACGGCAAGACGGTGTCGTTTTATGTCAACGGGATGCTTCACAGTACAGTCCCCTATGTGTATCAGGCGGAACCGGTGTCGGCGGATTTGCTGCTCGGCGATGTGGACGTGCCCGGGGTGGATTATTCGTTCAAGAGGTTTCACGGGATTTTGGATGAGGCGGCGATTTTCAATCGTGTTTTAACTGCGGAGGAGATTCGGCAGATGTATGAAGCCGGCAAACCGTGA
- a CDS encoding immunoglobulin domain-containing protein → MKTARYIGSLILIGLLCGSGYGAQSYLDARGGASGNTVNAATGSPTDWWVSSPLQDNLWGRRTGFANNPSFTLGGDSDILESSGTGSGRENSPMIKTTISGLQPEMYYNLWVVYWSANGQNWCVRAGLTSSNLPLYDFTGAAGATAGTRTGKTEGDRNELTAYLGYKAAGADGKLSVFVDDKPSDASQGGWYDRTWYDGLLYEVYNVPFAPSPADGAVNVPTSTAVLSFTPMRDPNHLNQENPKILMHKVYFDDDPNLADADDLLATVPAGQSQTQMPTLQPNKTYYWRVDEILEDNSVVTGVVWSFQTVKTMPDFNPPIGYQPVNTAVFVGEDAVLTAAAGVGNFTYQWYKGTSGDTSQPLSNEPGHIWGANSSQLTITAAAADEGLYWCRASNELGSANSNAASIAVKRLVARWTMNQSDYQAGQYLDASGEGHAAVPNGAPAFLEGADGQAFGAVQVNSENGFADAGTWNPSAYTGQITVSLWARWNGQTEPASWQGLIAKRASFAADGMMWQLEVDQTNNNVVYKNGSNTAVSSGPLPIGQWAHVAVVFDGTTAVLYRNGQQVSSGAVPFSTGTSAPLVIGASEKSTAGVFSWPFSGGLDDVRIYNYALDAAAIAQLYVDFVPGASVCVDNPEMDLSGPEGQADCKVNLYDLAEVARQWLVCNLIPASACD, encoded by the coding sequence ATGAAAACGGCAAGATATATAGGCAGTTTGATTTTGATCGGGCTGTTGTGCGGGAGTGGATATGGGGCGCAGAGTTATCTGGACGCCCGGGGCGGAGCGAGCGGCAATACGGTGAATGCAGCAACAGGCAGCCCGACGGACTGGTGGGTTTCCTCCCCGTTGCAGGATAACCTCTGGGGTCGACGGACGGGCTTTGCGAACAATCCGAGTTTTACGCTGGGCGGTGACAGCGATATTCTCGAATCGAGCGGAACCGGCAGCGGACGGGAAAACAGCCCGATGATCAAGACGACAATTTCCGGTCTGCAGCCGGAGATGTATTACAACCTGTGGGTGGTGTACTGGTCAGCCAATGGTCAAAACTGGTGTGTTCGGGCGGGGCTGACGTCCTCGAATCTGCCGCTGTATGACTTTACCGGTGCGGCGGGAGCGACGGCCGGGACTCGCACAGGCAAAACGGAAGGAGACCGAAACGAACTGACGGCCTATCTGGGCTATAAAGCCGCCGGCGCAGACGGGAAACTGTCGGTATTTGTTGATGACAAGCCGTCGGATGCCTCCCAGGGCGGCTGGTATGACCGGACGTGGTATGATGGACTCCTTTATGAGGTGTACAATGTGCCGTTTGCTCCTTCGCCTGCGGACGGGGCGGTGAATGTGCCGACCTCGACGGCGGTGCTGTCTTTTACGCCGATGCGGGACCCGAATCATCTGAATCAGGAGAATCCGAAGATTCTGATGCACAAGGTTTATTTTGATGATGACCCGAATCTGGCGGATGCGGACGATTTGCTGGCGACGGTGCCGGCGGGACAGAGCCAGACGCAGATGCCGACTCTGCAGCCGAATAAGACGTATTACTGGCGGGTAGATGAGATTCTGGAAGATAACAGCGTAGTAACGGGTGTTGTCTGGTCCTTTCAAACGGTCAAAACGATGCCTGATTTCAATCCGCCCATCGGGTATCAGCCGGTCAATACGGCGGTCTTTGTCGGAGAGGATGCCGTGCTGACGGCGGCGGCGGGCGTCGGCAACTTTACGTACCAGTGGTACAAAGGGACCTCCGGGGATACGAGTCAGCCGCTGTCGAATGAGCCAGGACACATTTGGGGAGCGAACAGTTCCCAATTGACGATTACCGCGGCGGCGGCGGATGAAGGGCTGTATTGGTGCCGGGCGAGCAATGAGCTGGGTTCGGCGAATTCCAATGCGGCGAGCATTGCTGTCAAACGGCTCGTCGCCCGCTGGACGATGAACCAGTCGGATTATCAGGCGGGGCAGTATCTGGATGCAAGCGGAGAAGGGCATGCGGCCGTCCCGAACGGAGCTCCGGCTTTTCTGGAGGGTGCAGACGGCCAGGCGTTTGGGGCTGTTCAGGTGAATTCGGAAAACGGATTTGCCGATGCAGGAACGTGGAATCCTTCCGCTTACACCGGGCAGATAACGGTTTCGCTGTGGGCCCGATGGAACGGACAGACGGAGCCGGCCAGCTGGCAGGGACTGATTGCCAAGCGGGCCTCTTTTGCGGCAGACGGAATGATGTGGCAGCTCGAGGTGGACCAGACCAACAACAACGTGGTGTACAAAAACGGAAGCAACACGGCGGTTTCATCAGGGCCGCTGCCGATTGGACAGTGGGCGCATGTCGCGGTGGTGTTTGACGGGACGACGGCGGTGCTGTACCGCAATGGTCAGCAGGTCAGCAGCGGAGCGGTTCCGTTCAGCACCGGCACATCCGCTCCCCTGGTGATCGGAGCTTCTGAAAAAAGCACGGCGGGAGTCTTCAGCTGGCCGTTCTCGGGCGGGCTGGATGATGTGCGGATTTACAATTATGCTCTCGATGCGGCGGCGATTGCCCAGCTGTACGTGGATTTTGTGCCGGGTGCATCTGTTTGTGTGGACAACCCGGAGATGGATTTGAGCGGTCCGGAAGGACAAGCAGACTGCAAAGTGAATTTGTATGACCTGGCGGAAGTGGCACGGCAGTGGCTGGTCTGCAATCTGATACCGGCGTCTGCATGTGATTAA
- a CDS encoding BNR-4 repeat-containing protein yields the protein MFTTGSVPFGTDLLLGGLPMRGPQKGIMMRTAGWIWICLLGVSVCTFAGPLVVLNDNGGWCWYQDERVIVQGRKLIVGSIANGAGAGGSTRSGDIEVVSYDLDSGALVRVTLHDNLQADDHDVPAFLELPDGRLLAMYTRHLSDNLIHRRISVNPFDATVWGSDVQLTRGASTSYSNLFRLAGENGGSGRIYDFYRGENYNPNFIVSDDNGQTWSYGGWLLRKDGQRPYVKYASNNFDKVFLVCSNAHPREYYNSGLGGTSIFAGYVYQGGLYRMDGVKVRDITTTDAAAPETLTLVYAGDWTHRAWPTDIHLDADGRPVMIFSVQVASSGTFDGSDLRYFYARWDGSQMRTYPLAYAGTALYSAENDYSGLAVIHPEQTNVVYISTNAHPVTGQPLISGADGKRHYEIFRGTTADGGATWTWEYITKNSTADNLRPIIPIGGEETILLWMRGTYSTYTSYNTQVVAMFDPEPILPYEPEILKQPEPVSVPAGGRAVFKVEAAGLEPLSFAWYKANPSGSDVLIVEGSPVLVLEEVEAGDFGRYYCVVSNSAGSAISSSAMLMKADLLAYWPLDGSYQDVSGNGYDAVGVGSPSFTTGYFGQSVSLNGSSYLNCTNSADLTLAGGGTISVWVKTSGLSTAWATIIGKGRYSWRLCRNNSTNAVSFHFNSPSYEYQANGDSPVVDGQWHHLAATYDGQVIRLYVDGQLDAFALTAEAVNERTDPVYIGNRSDAARYWTGQIDDVRIYSFAMGPEEIGLLYEEGRACYWIEPFDFDRNCRTDIADLAVLGGQWLDSGWEGDVCVSRPEADWTGASGEPDCAVDLYEFAELASGWLECTVVPSADCL from the coding sequence ATGTTCACAACGGGGTCTGTGCCGTTCGGCACAGACCTTCTTTTGGGGGGACTTCCAATGAGAGGACCTCAGAAAGGCATCATGATGAGAACGGCTGGATGGATTTGGATTTGTCTGCTTGGAGTGAGTGTTTGTACGTTTGCCGGGCCGCTGGTTGTGTTAAACGACAACGGCGGGTGGTGCTGGTATCAGGATGAGCGGGTCATTGTGCAGGGACGCAAGCTGATTGTCGGCTCGATTGCCAACGGGGCCGGCGCCGGAGGAAGCACACGCAGCGGGGATATTGAGGTGGTGTCCTATGACCTGGACAGCGGTGCGTTGGTTCGGGTGACGCTGCATGACAATCTTCAGGCGGATGACCATGATGTGCCTGCGTTTCTGGAACTGCCGGACGGCCGGCTTTTGGCGATGTACACGCGGCATTTGTCGGACAATCTGATTCACCGGCGCATCAGCGTCAATCCGTTTGATGCGACGGTGTGGGGGAGCGATGTTCAGCTGACGCGCGGAGCCAGCACGTCGTATTCGAATCTGTTCCGGCTGGCCGGTGAAAACGGCGGCAGCGGACGGATTTATGATTTTTATCGGGGTGAAAATTACAATCCGAATTTTATTGTTTCGGATGATAACGGACAAACCTGGTCGTATGGGGGCTGGCTGCTTCGAAAGGACGGACAGCGTCCGTATGTGAAATACGCCTCCAACAATTTCGACAAGGTTTTTCTGGTTTGCTCGAATGCCCATCCGCGGGAGTATTACAACAGCGGTCTTGGAGGAACAAGCATTTTTGCGGGCTATGTATATCAGGGCGGGCTGTATCGGATGGACGGGGTGAAGGTGCGGGATATTACGACGACGGATGCGGCGGCACCGGAGACCCTGACGCTGGTGTATGCAGGGGATTGGACGCATCGGGCCTGGCCGACGGATATTCATCTGGATGCGGACGGCAGACCGGTGATGATTTTCTCCGTGCAGGTTGCCTCCAGCGGAACCTTTGACGGCAGCGACTTGCGGTATTTTTATGCCCGATGGGACGGCAGTCAGATGCGGACGTATCCGCTGGCGTATGCGGGCACCGCGCTGTATTCGGCGGAGAATGACTATTCGGGGCTGGCGGTGATTCATCCGGAGCAGACAAATGTGGTTTATATTTCCACAAATGCACATCCTGTGACGGGCCAGCCGCTGATCAGCGGGGCCGACGGAAAACGTCATTATGAGATTTTCCGGGGGACAACTGCGGACGGCGGAGCGACGTGGACATGGGAGTACATTACGAAAAACTCCACGGCGGACAATCTTCGGCCGATTATCCCCATCGGGGGCGAGGAGACGATTCTGCTCTGGATGCGGGGGACGTATTCGACATATACGAGCTATAACACGCAGGTGGTTGCGATGTTTGACCCGGAGCCGATTTTGCCGTATGAGCCGGAGATTCTCAAACAGCCGGAGCCGGTGAGCGTTCCGGCAGGCGGACGGGCCGTTTTTAAGGTGGAGGCAGCGGGGCTGGAGCCGCTTTCGTTTGCGTGGTATAAGGCCAATCCGTCCGGTTCGGATGTTCTAATCGTGGAAGGTTCACCGGTTCTGGTTCTGGAGGAGGTAGAGGCCGGTGATTTCGGACGGTACTACTGTGTGGTATCGAATTCGGCCGGGTCGGCCATTTCCTCCTCGGCAATGCTGATGAAGGCGGATTTGCTGGCCTATTGGCCGCTGGATGGTTCCTATCAGGATGTCAGCGGAAATGGATATGATGCGGTGGGCGTGGGGAGTCCCTCGTTTACAACCGGCTATTTCGGGCAGTCTGTTTCTCTGAACGGCAGCAGTTATCTGAACTGCACGAACAGCGCTGATTTAACGCTGGCTGGCGGCGGGACGATTTCCGTATGGGTCAAAACCAGCGGGTTGAGCACAGCATGGGCGACAATCATCGGCAAGGGACGGTACTCGTGGCGGCTGTGCCGAAACAATTCGACCAATGCTGTCTCCTTCCATTTCAATTCGCCCAGTTATGAATATCAGGCCAATGGTGATAGTCCGGTGGTGGATGGGCAGTGGCATCATCTGGCGGCGACGTATGACGGTCAGGTCATTCGGCTCTACGTGGACGGACAATTGGATGCCTTTGCTCTGACAGCGGAGGCCGTCAATGAACGAACAGACCCGGTGTATATCGGAAACCGGTCGGATGCGGCCCGATACTGGACGGGACAGATTGATGATGTGCGGATTTACAGTTTTGCGATGGGGCCGGAGGAGATTGGGCTGCTGTATGAGGAAGGGCGGGCGTGTTATTGGATTGAGCCGTTTGATTTTGACCGGAACTGCCGAACGGATATCGCGGATTTGGCGGTTTTGGGAGGACAATGGCTGGACAGCGGCTGGGAGGGGGATGTGTGTGTGAGCCGTCCGGAGGCGGATTGGACGGGAGCTTCGGGTGAGCCGGATTGTGCCGTGGATTTGTATGAGTTTGCGGAGCTGGCATCGGGCTGGCTGGAGTGCACGGTGGTTCCGTCCGCTGATTGTCTCTGA